DNA sequence from the Kazachstania africana CBS 2517 chromosome 4, complete genome genome:
TACCTTCAGCGAACTAACTTTCACACTAACGAGTGAATGAATATGGTTGGAGGTACGATGGCGCATACTCACAATAGTCCCTGGTGAACTGAGCTAACATTCTAAGTTTTTGAACCCGTTAAGTATAATCATGATCTAATTTACTGGGGCCTCGCTTACATTTTATTTCGCAATATCATATCAGCTTCTTTAAACAAATAACAAACTTGTCCATAATATGTTATATAATGTTacaatttatcaataaacagaattatataaatgCTGTTAATGTTGAGCACCAAAAGTACTCTGTGCAAAtctttgtttctttctctCCACTTGATGcaatatttattatctaCACGTTATGTGATCAGTAATAATAACCATTAGCAATGAATCTTATCATGTACTCTTCAACATGACCTGTTCCTTCatattcatcatcttcttctccgTTGCCCTTACGGTCATTCGAGCCACCtacttcttcaaaatcttcattatcaagGTCAACTTCCTTCAATGCTAGTTTCGCTGCCCTCACATCATCTTCGTCTTCTGCCTGTGCAAGCAAACTTTCAAGCTTTTTAGGATTCGTCGACACTTCTGAATTCTCCTGCAATAATGGAGCGTCACTAGTCTTAATACCAGCAGTTGTTTCTGCACCAAAAAGATCTGTAATTGACATTTTACTAAAGTAATCTGTCGTGAAATCACCTTTTTGAATAACAATATTATCTAGTTCCCGTTTTTGGTTTGCTTTTTTGAGGATGTTACTCTCAATGGTATGCTCACTCACAAATCTATAAATATGAACATCACGAGTCTGACCAATTCTATGACAACGATCTTGACATTGCTTGTCCATAGCTGGATTCCAATCAGAGTCATAAAAAATGACGGTATCTGCACCTGTCAAATTGATACCTAGACCACCAGATCTACTggataaaataaaaacGGTAACTCTGGGGTCATTGTTGAATCTTTCTGTCAATATCTGACGATCTTCAATCCTCGTAGCACCGTCTAATCTCATATAAAGATAGCCGTGATAATTGAGAAATTGTTCAAGAATATCTAAAACTTTTGTCATTTGAGTGAAAATTAAGGCACGGTGTCCATTATCCTTCAAATTCTGTAATAGTGAGGCTAACTTTTGCAGCTTACCACAATCGTACTGAAGAAGGGATTTGTCGGGGAATCCTATTGTTAATTTTGTCTGTAGCTGATGGAATGGATTATTCATTGCAAAAAAATCCGACTGCAAGCATGCTTTTGTTGATTCCTGAATCAAACTTTCATTGTTCAACCCTAAAGACAGATTTCTTAAATCCAGAGCAACTGCTTTTGGTGTTATTACCGCAAATTTCTCTATAACTTTATTGCTGGAATAAATTCTTGTTTGTAAAGGAGTTATCAATTGCTCTGTCTGTTCATTATTTACAGAATCTGCTACAGTCAATAAATTGAGAAGATTAACGCCAAAAATTGGTTTTTTCTCAGACCGCAATATGTTAATATATTTTCGAAATTCAATCTTATCAATGACATCCTGTATCTTTCGTTCGTTCAGTTTTCTATGCACTTGGgttatattttgaaaggAAAATGCTAAATTCTCTGATTTGTTCCAGAGTTGCTTTTGAGACTCCTTTCTCAGACCATTCACTTGCTCAACAAATTCCTCTACACATTTTAACTTCGAAACACTTTCAGAAGTATATGTCGTTATCTTGGTTTCATTGTTTGTAAACATGAGATTCAAAGAGTTCAAGTTTATAGACTCCCTATTTTGCTCAAATAACTTTTTAATCCTATTGTTCATGTCAATATAACGATGGGGAACAGATAAACCAACATCCAGTGATGTCAGAATAGGTCTAACCTCAAATAAATCTGGATGATTACACACTTTTCTCAGTTGCATTAAACAGTTGACAATTGACATGAAGTTACCGCTTGCTAACGTTTCTTTTGTTTGAGCCCTCGCCATGAAATCATCGTACAAAAACCTCTGTCTCTTTGATAATCGACAATAAATAACATGTTCGTATTTGGCAGGCATCTGTTTCTCAACATCTGCCTTTAATCTTCTCAATAAATAGGGACGTAAAATTTGATGTAATTTTGTTACAGTTTGCTGCATTTCATCATCCTTACCAGGACCCGCTCCAGCCTCTACAATTTTATTAACTGAATGACCAAACCATCTCTGAAATGCATCTAGATCAGCAAAACCAGAAACCTTTTTACCATTTATCATTGTTTTAGGCATTAAGAAATAGAGCAAAGACCATAATTCTGCCAAGTTGTTTTGCAATGGAGTACCTGTAAGCAATAATCTTCTCTGGGTATTAAAGTTTAATAGTGCCTGCCACCTGGTTGAACggaaatttttgatattgtgCGCCTCATCTAGTACCATATACTgccatttctttcttttgaaagaatgCTGATCTTGAACAACTAATTGATAGGAAACGATGCAGACATGAAAAGCATCTGGCTTATTCCACCCTTTCCTTTTCTCTTTCCGTTGTTGTGGAGACCCATAGTAAGTTAGAACTTTCAGTCCGGGTgcaaatcttttaaattcCATCTCCCAGTTCAATAGAACAGACGTCGGAACAATGATCAAATGTGGACCCCATATTTGCTTTTCGCATGCTAAATATGCTAGAAGCGAAATAGTTTGAATAGTCTTTCCCAGACCCATTTCATCGGCCAAAATACCACTGGTATTATTGTTATATAATGAAGCCAACCAATTAAGACCTTGCTTTTGATATGTTCTCAATGTCCCCCGTAGCAAACTTGGGACAGGAACATCAACAATATTTAGATGTTGCTCATCCTTCATTAAGTCAAGTTTATTGGAATCACCAATAGCAGACGAATCTTCTTCGGCAGCCGTCACATTGGATTCATCTGCTACATCCTTCGAGGAAGCGTCTTCATCAGAAAGTTCTGAATCTGAGTCCTCTGTTAAGTTTTCGCTACTGTCACTGCCTTCAGAACTTGCCAATTCGAAATCTTCGCTATCACTGAGTTCTGCATCCTTTTCACCGGAAGTAATCAGGGCACTCAGTCCAACGGAAGTCTCTTTTAGGtcttctattttttcaatgttagTTTCATCACTTACTTGCGACAAGTTTTGGCCATCTTCAACAGTAGAATTAGGAAGTAGTATAGCCGACTCTGGTTCCAAgtacttttctttcaattcgTTCACCGTCAAGGATTCGTCAGCTGTTGTTGACCTTTCCGAAGCAGAAATAATTACATCCCCCTCTTCACTTGATGACGTTAGAATATCGtcctcttcatcatctgatGTGCCGGTAAGCTCAGCAACATCAGACTTATTTTGTCTATCTTCAGATATTTCATTCTCTGAAGTGTCATTGACATTCTGGTTCAATTGAGCACCCAATAGTTGACTACTCTGCTCTAAAATCTTCGATAGATGCTTTTTACCTTGAATTCTTTGTAActgttcttcttcgtctttCTTCAGTACTCTAAATGCCTTTTCGGCGATAGTCCACCTTTTCTTAACGGCCTGCATAGTAGCTCTGGCAAGCGCCTTCTTATGACGTTCCTCATCCTTTTCCTTTCTCTCTTCAGCACCTGCGATATGCCTAAAATGTTGTTCAATCATTTGCGACACCTTCTTTGCTCTTGCAATTCTAGCTCTTCTTGAATTCTGAAACATTTTACTCATATGAATACCTTGATTCAGCAAATAGTCTCTATGCGTGTGTATATGTTGCTCCTTGAGAATGCATAAAACTGGATCAGGTTTAATTGACTGACCTAAACTTGCATCCTTTATGGTGACGGGTTGCAAAGAATCTGTTGAAGGATCATACTTTAAGGCACCACTTTCTAATCCTTTTTTAATGTTTAAAAAAGTCATTTTCTGTTCGTGAATAAACTTTCTGTAATCTTCAATGGACATATCTTCATCCATTGACCTGAAAGAGTTTAAATACTCCTTAAATGAGATGAATTTAGGTGCTAATACATGCAATGGGTTGGTTATTGTCTGTTTTGGAGGATGCACAGTAAGACGGACACGAGGTCGTTTCCTTCTTCTATTAGTTTTTGGTctgatttcttcttctgaagAGGTAGTAAAATAATACTCATCACCAGCATTATTATCTGGGATCTGTTCCTTTTCGTATTCcactttttcttttatacGATGATTATATTTCCTTTTCACTGGCGAAGCTTTTGGAGACATCAATTGCTTATTGTTTTTAGTCGTAGACTTCTTCACTAATTTTGGTACAGCAGAAGTAGAGCTTTCAGTTTTTATCATGTTATTTTGCTCTAATTTGAGatcattttttaattccTCATATTTGTCCTGTACCATCTTCgaaatttcatcaagtTTTGAActtattttatcttcttcttcatttgcAGTCGAAACAGTACTAGCACGTAATTGACGCCTTCGTACTCTGTTATTCTCATCGGGTTGTTGTTTATCGTCATTATTTAACAATAAGCTTTCTTTAATTAGAAATCTGTTGAAACTTTCTGTCTCATTATTGTACGTAGgatcaaaatcttctaaacttacaaattctttcaaatgaaacaaCTCATTAGTCAACAGGTCATATTTGAACTTTAGATCGGCTACTTTGGATTCTCGACCCTTTGAAGTActtttattctttcttgGTCTTGCCATTTTTAATCAAATCGATATGAACAGGCTCTCAATACACGTAAAAAAATAGCATAAAATGGGACCTTATTATACCTCTCGTAGTATGATTATATAGCTTCAATCCCACAGATTGCAATGCCGTTATTGGTAGATTCCAAAACGTCCAAATAAGTATGTTTTTGAATGCAATTAGTACCTGCGTATCGTTTTAGAGGGAGCCGTTCCACGAAGCAATGAATTCGCGATTTATTTTGCCACCAACcggaaaaattttaatactgtaaaaaataaacataCCCGGCCGATGATTCAATAATTACGATATAAAGCCAGTTGGAACGGTCCACAGCTGGCCTGCATCTCAAGAAtttgctgctgctgctgctgttgaTGCCTTGTTGGCATCTTTCTCGAGTAGGTCTTATTTATGTTACAGTTTGAGCGAATTTCTATATAAAAATGTTGACTAGTTTATCTTGTGGCAGGAAAAAGACGAGAAGGGAATGCTAATCGGCAAATAGTTCTTCTAATAGTTTGTTAATGCTGTTGGCACTTTTACCACACTCTCCACCTTCTTTAATCAACTGGGCCA
Encoded proteins:
- the SWR1 gene encoding chromatin-remodeling protein SWR1 (similar to Saccharomyces cerevisiae SWR1 (YDR334W); ancestral locus Anc_5.383); this translates as MARPRKNKSTSKGRESKVADLKFKYDLLTNELFHLKEFVSLEDFDPTYNNETESFNRFLIKESLLLNNDDKQQPDENNRVRRRQLRASTVSTANEEEDKISSKLDEISKMVQDKYEELKNDLKLEQNNMIKTESSTSAVPKLVKKSTTKNNKQLMSPKASPVKRKYNHRIKEKVEYEKEQIPDNNAGDEYYFTTSSEEEIRPKTNRRRKRPRVRLTVHPPKQTITNPLHVLAPKFISFKEYLNSFRSMDEDMSIEDYRKFIHEQKMTFLNIKKGLESGALKYDPSTDSLQPVTIKDASLGQSIKPDPVLCILKEQHIHTHRDYLLNQGIHMSKMFQNSRRARIARAKKVSQMIEQHFRHIAGAEERKEKDEERHKKALARATMQAVKKRWTIAEKAFRVLKKDEEEQLQRIQGKKHLSKILEQSSQLLGAQLNQNVNDTSENEISEDRQNKSDVAELTGTSDDEEDDILTSSSEEGDVIISASERSTTADESLTVNELKEKYLEPESAILLPNSTVEDGQNLSQVSDETNIEKIEDLKETSVGLSALITSGEKDAELSDSEDFELASSEGSDSSENLTEDSDSELSDEDASSKDVADESNVTAAEEDSSAIGDSNKLDLMKDEQHLNIVDVPVPSLLRGTLRTYQKQGLNWLASLYNNNTSGILADEMGLGKTIQTISLLAYLACEKQIWGPHLIIVPTSVLLNWEMEFKRFAPGLKVLTYYGSPQQRKEKRKGWNKPDAFHVCIVSYQLVVQDQHSFKRKKWQYMVLDEAHNIKNFRSTRWQALLNFNTQRRLLLTGTPLQNNLAELWSLLYFLMPKTMINGKKVSGFADLDAFQRWFGHSVNKIVEAGAGPGKDDEMQQTVTKLHQILRPYLLRRLKADVEKQMPAKYEHVIYCRLSKRQRFLYDDFMARAQTKETLASGNFMSIVNCLMQLRKVCNHPDLFEVRPILTSLDVGLSVPHRYIDMNNRIKKLFEQNRESINLNSLNLMFTNNETKITTYTSESVSKLKCVEEFVEQVNGLRKESQKQLWNKSENLAFSFQNITQVHRKLNERKIQDVIDKIEFRKYINILRSEKKPIFGVNLLNLLTVADSVNNEQTEQLITPLQTRIYSSNKVIEKFAVITPKAVALDLRNLSLGLNNESLIQESTKACLQSDFFAMNNPFHQLQTKLTIGFPDKSLLQYDCGKLQKLASLLQNLKDNGHRALIFTQMTKVLDILEQFLNYHGYLYMRLDGATRIEDRQILTERFNNDPRVTVFILSSRSGGLGINLTGADTVIFYDSDWNPAMDKQCQDRCHRIGQTRDVHIYRFVSEHTIESNILKKANQKRELDNIVIQKGDFTTDYFSKMSITDLFGAETTAGIKTSDAPLLQENSEVSTNPKKLESLLAQAEDEDDVRAAKLALKEVDLDNEDFEEVGGSNDRKGNGEEDDEYEGTGHVEEYMIRFIANGYYY